Genomic window (Marinobacter szutsaonensis):
CTTTGGGGGGCGTCAGATGATGTTTTGCTCTACTCCGATGATAGCGGACTCAGTTGGCACCGCGTTCAGGTGGAGCCGAGATATTTAACGGCACTGCGGTTTAACGATGTCGATTCACAGGGCAGTCGTGTGGCGCTGGCCTCAGCCGAGGGCGTGGTGTTCACCGACGATACCTTTGGAGACTATTACTTCAGTGATAGTGGTAACGGGTTGGCCTCGAGTAACGTGAATGACGTTGCGTTTGCGGGCAAGGACCTGTTCGCCATTTCCGACACTGGATTATTTGTGAGCCGCAATTATGGCGTGAGTTTTGAAGCGCTGGGCGTCGCGGAGGGCTTACCGGACAGCACGTTGCTGGATGTACGCTATTGTGAAGGCCTGATCTTTGTAAGCAGTTATGCCGGTCTTTCGGTTTCACAGGACAACGGCGAGAGCTTCACCCTCTACGACAGTAGTAATGGCCTGGCAGATGATTTCGTCTATGACGCCTGCAGTGTCAACGGTACCTGGTACGTTCTGACTGGGGCCGGAATATCTACCTCAACAGATCAGGGCCAGAGTTTTTTCAGTTCGGCAATTTCGATGCAGACTCCGCGGCAGCTGGAAGTCGTCGGTTCCAATGTATTCGTTACAGCGAGCGAGTCGTTTTCGCCTGGGGTAAAACTGTTTATTTCCAATGATGGCGGCGTCAGCTTCGGTTCCGCGTTTTCGGCAGCAGACGGTTTGCGTGGCGATTCCGTCTCGTCCATGACCTCTGGTGGTGGACAGGTGATGCTTGGAGGAGGCGGTGGTCTCGCCGTGACCAGCGATGGTGGAGCAACCTTTTCGTTGCCGGGACTTTCCTCTGGTGCTGCACGTGACCTTGCCGAGTCGGGTGGAAGGATGTTCGTGTCAGGCTACGGTGGGCTGAGTGTTTCCGATGATAACGGTATAACTTTCGAAGCGAGATCCATTGCACAAGGGTTGGGCAGCACCAGACTCAATGATCTGGCCTTTGTCGGTAGCACACTATACGCCGCAACCGATTACGGTCTTGCCGCATCGACCGACAACGGCAATAGCTTTACCAACTACACAGTGACGGATGGTTTGGCAGACAACAAAGTCAACGATCTGGAGAATCTCAACGGAACACTGTTTATTGCAACCTACGGTGGCCTGTCTCTCCCTGCCACCAAAGGTGGGATGGCTTACCAAAGCTTGTATGCCTCGGACGGGCTGGCGACTAATCGCATAGAGACTCTGGCATCGTCTGGCTCGACGCTTTATGCAGGTGGTTATGATGGCGACGATGGCATCAGTATCACCTCGGATGGGGGTGCCAGCTGGCTGGTACGAAACAGCGCCAATTCCGGTTTGGGCGTCAGTGCTATTTGGGACCTCTATGCCGATGCAAATGTGATTTACGCAGCGATCTCAACTGATCTCAATGTGTCTACCGACGGTGGCGCCAGTTTTGGTATCAATAGTGCACTTGAAGGATTGGACGCATTCAACGTTTGGCATGTGGAAAGCTCGGGCAATTATCTTTACGTTGGAACGAGCGATGGTCTCGCGATTTCATCCGATTCAGGCGCCAGCTTTGTGTTGAGGGAAGTCGGTGCAACACAGGATGTTTCCCTGTCCGGTACCAAGGCGACGTTATATAGACCGTAATCGTTAATTGAGGCTGGGATTTCGCTAAGGGTCAGGTTTTGAATTTGCCCACAAACGGACGGTGCATGAAGGCCGTATGCTCCGTAACCACCAGGTCCCGGGAGCGGGCGTTCATGCTCGAGAGTTCAACTGGGTTGAGTTGAAAGCTTCCCGCCTTGATGGCGGGAGTGCTTTCTGTCCGAAAGCCACCCTTTGGGTGGCGCCGGACACAACCTGGTCGCTGCCAGGCTTGGGGTCATGATTGACGTGGTTTTGATCTTCGGGGCATTGGCGAGTGGTTATGCGGCATTCTCGCCGCATTTGGTTCGTAGAGGATGAGGTAAGACGTCCGGTTAAATTTCCCCGCCTTGACGTGACAATCACCTGACTACGATATCGATCCGGGTACTTGAAAAGTGCGGTTTCACGTCCTTTCATGAAACCGACTACAGTGAATGGAAAGTCCGTGTCTACCGGATGCAGAAGGAGGCAACCATGGCAGAGGTCATTCTGGAGTCCACCATCACCTGTCCCGAGTGCGGTCATCAGAAAATGGAAGTGATGCCGACCAATGCCTGTCAGTATTTCTATGAGTGCGAGGCCTGCAAAGCGCTGCTAAAGCCGAAGCCGGGCGATTGTTGTGTGTTCTGCTCGTTCGGCACCGTGGTTTGCCCGCCGGTTCAGCAAGGTCTCTCTTCATGTGGAGGGGAATGCCATGGATTATGATTTTCTGGATGAAAGTGGGCAGATTCTTCGTGAGGCTGGCCGCCTCGGCAGGATTGACCCCAATGTAATCGAGTTTCTTGCCGCACCGGCGCGTGTGGTGAGCTTTCGCATTCCGATGAAAATGGACGATGGCAGTTTCCGGGTGTTTGAGGCCCACCGTGTCCGCTATAACGATGCCCTCGGGCCGAGCCGGGACGGGACGCGGATTTCCCCGGATCTCGACCTGGATGAGGTGAAATCGCTCGCGATGATCATGTCGATCAAACATGCGGCCGGGCGAATTCCTGCCGGTGGCGGCAAGGGCGGCATCGTGGCCGACCCGCGTGAACTGAGCGATCGGGAGTTCCAGTCACTCTGCCGGGCCTATATGCGCTTCCTTCGCCCGAGAGGGCAGGCCTATGATGTGCCAGGTGCCGATATCGGTACGAATCTGCAAACCATGAGCTGGATGCTGGACGAATACGAGTCGATCACCGGCTACCATGAACCGGCGGCAGTCAATGACAAGCCGCCCATCCTTGGCGGCTCGCTGGGGGGCTTTGAGGCGACCGGGAGTGGGGTTTTCGATGTGTTCAGGGAAGCCGCCGAGCAGGCCGACTTTGACATCGAAAATGCCCGTGTGGCTATCCAGGGATTCGGCCAGGTCGGGTCCGTGGCGGCCAGCATGTTCTACGAAGCCGGCTGTGATGTCGTGGCGGTTTGCGATAGCCGTGGCGGCGTTTATTCGAACGACGGGCTCGATGTTCCGGCTCTGCTGGCGCACAAGAAGTCCACGGGAAAAGTCTCGGACTTTGCCGGCAATGAGCCGATCACCAGCGAAGCGATGCTGGAATGTGACTGCGACGTACTGGTGCCTGCCTCGGTTCAGGGCGTGATTACCGCGGATAATGCGGACCGGATCCAGGCCCGCATGGTGGTGGAAGCCGCCAATGCGCCAACCACGTTGAAAGCGGATGCGATGTTGCTGGAAAGGGGCGTGATTATTGTGCCGGATGTGCTGGCTAATGCCGGAAGTGTGCATTTGTGCCAGATGGAGCGTAGCCAGGGTCTTTCGGATAATTACTGGGATATTGATACCATCAATCACTTACGGCGGGAGCGCTTGGCAAAGGGCTATCGGGAAGCCGTGATTACGGCGGCTGAATACCAGGTGAAATCGGTCCGGCTGGGCGCGTGGGTTAATGCGCTCAAGCGGATTGAAGAGGCGATGCACCTGCGCGGTTGGTGTTAGGTGGGTATGGCCAGGTCGGCCCCTCTGGTGGGCGAGCATTTGAGGTCCGGGTTTTCCTGGCCGATCAACTCCAGAGCTACGGCGGCATTGCGCACGCGGTCGCGCATCATGTCGTTGTGATAGCTGTCCGGGTTCCATGGTGAGTACATGGTTTCCTCCGATGGACCGGGCTCGATTTTGAAATAGCAGGGGGCCGCAATGCGGGCGATCTCGGCAGCCTCGTAGAAACGCACGAAGCCTCCCATGGACTGGACCAGGCAAAGGTATACATCCATCGGGATCTGGATACTGCTGCGGATGGCCGAAAGCATCGGCAGGCTCAGGTCGGCGAGGGGGTTGAAAGTATCCGCCCCCAATTGTTGGGCCACGTGCGCACCTGCCGGGTTGGCCTGGCCGGCAAAGACTGACAGCTTGAAAATGACATCCTTCGGAATGACGCCCTTCTGGCGTAATTGGTTGACCAGCCACAGCACGCCTTCATCTGTAACCAGAAAACCACGAAATCCGGCATTCATGCAGCGTTCGAGGTCTTTCAGCCAGTGCCGGACCGAATCCATGCCGCGCAGGCGCATGCCCGAAACGAGGCCCTCGGGGGTGGACATCTGGCGGCCGGCATCCCAGCTGCGGCGCGGGCCGGGCGTCATCACCACTTCGATCTTCTGTTCCCGCGCCAGTTGGGCAAAATCCTGCAATTCCGACTGGGTGAGATAGGTGGCGCCACCGACGGTCGCAATGATGCGATGAACCGGTACTTTTTGGCGCTCCGCCTCTTTGATCATCGTCTCCAGGGCGGAGACCCGCTCGACCCCGGAGATTTCGATGCGGTAGTGGCCGCCATCGGGAAACCGCAGTTCCGAGGAGGGCAGCTGATTGTTGTCATGAGCCGGGAGACCGAGTTCTTCGAGCGCCTGTTCCAGGTTATCCATCACTGCCTCTTGTACTCAGTTGTTTGGGCTATCCTTCACTATTAGCACACCACAGCGGAAAAGGTGGAAAACGGAGGTTCCCATGGCACTGAGTAGCGCCGAACTCATTAACGATCCCATCGGTTGTTACCCGCAGGCGACTGTGGCCTGCTTCGATCCCACCCGTGG
Coding sequences:
- a CDS encoding Glu/Leu/Phe/Val dehydrogenase — translated: MDYDFLDESGQILREAGRLGRIDPNVIEFLAAPARVVSFRIPMKMDDGSFRVFEAHRVRYNDALGPSRDGTRISPDLDLDEVKSLAMIMSIKHAAGRIPAGGGKGGIVADPRELSDREFQSLCRAYMRFLRPRGQAYDVPGADIGTNLQTMSWMLDEYESITGYHEPAAVNDKPPILGGSLGGFEATGSGVFDVFREAAEQADFDIENARVAIQGFGQVGSVAASMFYEAGCDVVAVCDSRGGVYSNDGLDVPALLAHKKSTGKVSDFAGNEPITSEAMLECDCDVLVPASVQGVITADNADRIQARMVVEAANAPTTLKADAMLLERGVIIVPDVLANAGSVHLCQMERSQGLSDNYWDIDTINHLRRERLAKGYREAVITAAEYQVKSVRLGAWVNALKRIEEAMHLRGWC
- a CDS encoding GDCCVxC domain-containing (seleno)protein, which translates into the protein MAEVILESTITCPECGHQKMEVMPTNACQYFYECEACKALLKPKPGDCCVFCSFGTVVCPPVQQGLSSCGGECHGL
- a CDS encoding Ig-like domain-containing protein → MMHFYKRSILWVSFSVVLTACGGGGGSDGSDSVSAGSGGGGGSSSDSEPPTVVSTSPSMAQEAVPLGSTLSVTFNEPVDLTSVRASFHLTESGGSPVFGDVNLQNSGKTALFTPDSPLLEYTEYQANILAFDSALNPMPAAYVWSFRTQDLTAPTTTPSQTTGLFKAELDVTLSCDDGAGSGCAYTYYSLDGSAPSKPYAGPIRIGGGKTILRFYSVDNAGRAEQEVQEVYTIDLTPPEILKPTAPLADATSVPRTSDVVVTFSEAIDPASISEGSFYLDNGMPGQVSYDEVTYTATLDPLVRLECGTVYQATLGTGIADLAGNTLAAPEQFSFTVTSDCVAPQTTGSEVPGYHTGTSLDVVLSCTDATSGCARLVYTTDGSNPSVSPLNGTLVEAASSGAITLPKGVTRLRYYAEDAAGNAEPVKESLYMVSDEGLLYVGADEGLMVGTGPEADDFQRLDASPTGLLTHDSASGRLWGASDDVLLYSDDSGLSWHRVQVEPRYLTALRFNDVDSQGSRVALASAEGVVFTDDTFGDYYFSDSGNGLASSNVNDVAFAGKDLFAISDTGLFVSRNYGVSFEALGVAEGLPDSTLLDVRYCEGLIFVSSYAGLSVSQDNGESFTLYDSSNGLADDFVYDACSVNGTWYVLTGAGISTSTDQGQSFFSSAISMQTPRQLEVVGSNVFVTASESFSPGVKLFISNDGGVSFGSAFSAADGLRGDSVSSMTSGGGQVMLGGGGGLAVTSDGGATFSLPGLSSGAARDLAESGGRMFVSGYGGLSVSDDNGITFEARSIAQGLGSTRLNDLAFVGSTLYAATDYGLAASTDNGNSFTNYTVTDGLADNKVNDLENLNGTLFIATYGGLSLPATKGGMAYQSLYASDGLATNRIETLASSGSTLYAGGYDGDDGISITSDGGASWLVRNSANSGLGVSAIWDLYADANVIYAAISTDLNVSTDGGASFGINSALEGLDAFNVWHVESSGNYLYVGTSDGLAISSDSGASFVLREVGATQDVSLSGTKATLYRP